The genomic stretch AAAGCGACTGTGGTTTCGAGGGGTTTTCTTCTATCTTTTCTCTGATTCTTCTTATATGTGCCATGAGGGAATTTTCATATCCAAAAGGATTTTCTCCCCAGGCTGCTTCACAAAGAGCATCAATGGTTACGATTCTTCCTGCATTACGGTAAAGGACCTGAAGTAATTCATATTCCTTTGCTGTTAACGGAATAGTTTCCTCCTTCTTTCTTACAACCGCTCTTTCAAAATCAATTTCACTGTCTGCCAGCTTGACCAGTGGTTTCTCATACTTATAGCTCCTGTGGAGTATTGCTTTTATTCTGAATAAAAGCTCCTTGGGAAGAAAAGGTTTTACTACATAATCATCAGCACCAAGCCCAAAACCCCTGAAACGATCCTCATCTTCTCCTCTTGCTGTTAAGAAAAGTACCGGATAATCCCCTGACTTCTTTAACTGCTGCAACAGTTCAAAGCCATCCCCATCAGCCA from Anaerocolumna sp. AGMB13020 encodes the following:
- a CDS encoding response regulator transcription factor; the protein is MEFEFLKQKRILLVDDEQELINMLVSILKEEGYQNIYTANSVKEAVLTASRVQPELAVLDVMLADGDGFELLQQLKKSGDYPVLFLTARGEDEDRFRGFGLGADDYVVKPFLPKELLFRIKAILHRSYKYEKPLVKLADSEIDFERAVVRKKEETIPLTAKEYELLQVLYRNAGRIVTIDALCEAAWGENPFGYENSLMAHIRRIREKIEENPSKPQSLLTIKGLGYRLLTEGR